In Mytilus edulis chromosome 8, xbMytEdul2.2, whole genome shotgun sequence, the genomic window atgacgttagttttcttgttgaatCCTTCCACATTTTTCGGTCGGTGCTTTTTAAAGCCGACTATAAGGTACGAGTTTTCGtttttgaaggtcgtacgatagcatataattgcttacatacactttatttgatcctgatggatagttatcttatttgctatcataccacatctccactgcctggttttatctataaaaaaaacaaaaaaactagcaccaacaaaagatgaatgggcggtttattttattgaacttacaaAATTGCACtctaacaacaaataagacaacagtcgTTATAGTATAACGATATATgaatgtatttaggataatatgggTGAAAAAAACCTTTTCGTACAAAGTCGAATAGCGGGACGCAACGACGACTTATGAACGGAATTAAtggcatatatttaataatgtttGATAAGTAagtcattttgtatatttgtaagcctgtaaagctttgatatcaacaaaatatcgtcactcgatattatctaaacagtgattaatttcctcttaaaattataatatattgcaagacgccgtacagacaaaagttgttattttgcaattcgccgtacaacgacctgcaattcgccgtacaataaacaaacaatgtttttgtccgtattctttaaaaaacatctttttgacaacaaatttcagtaaatacaATGCCACACTCTAATAATCtcaaaacgtgtctggaaaaataatgaaaaacagttcaatatcgtgagaatggggcgacagaggacaatcgacctcaaaattttccggtactaagtggcaagttttggagtataacacaaaatcttgcattaattttgtacttatcggcctaataatctAAAGAATTATATATCGGAAAATCAATTCtgaagcggcaccctcatcaaatgagtggaaaagttttaaattgaatgaattcttaacttgtttacttttttttctatttctctccgcttcgttagtacccaatttccggtggcgatgatacacagtgaataCTGTTCCAAAACATAGGGTCGCCGTTACACAGCTATAAAGGATACCGAAaggataatttaaaacaattcaaaggacttcaaacgagaaaactaacggcttaatttatgcaTTATACATAAATGAATtactagttttttttattgtaccaatgAAGTGTACTAGTAAATAGAATAGAtagtttagtagtggaacaatggtttgaagacgaaataaatctatatttgaaaggagttttgtgcagcttcggaagccagtacatagttggaaATTTCATTGTAATTGGTTCAGTCTGCTTATAAAGAGGCAgctatgtttgttacagatgtaaTTCCCCGAAAATGAAGTCAGATGGACTATTAGTGAATTCGTGATATTCTTTTTTAGAAACTCTATGTAAAATTTATgccaaacaataatgatattgttAGATAGAAGTGCAGATAAAGTAGGATATATGGGTTCCGGCTGATTGCCATTCAAAACAATGATTTTTCCCCCATATAAGTGGGAGGTTTCGCTAGCCATAAAttcaggttcaacccatcattttttttcttatttttttttgtcctgtaccgagtcaggaatatgccagttgttatcttaaaattaaaatcacaaaaatactgatctccgagaaaaattcaaaacggaaagtctctaataaaatggaaaaatcaaatgataaaacacatcatggaaaaatcaaatgataaaacacatcaagtGTTATCATGGTTATCTGATAGTCTCTATATTTTGTTGTAGTTCAGtgttatagtgcctaacaagattttgtgaggtagacgaaattgactttaaaacgatcgtattgacttttgatgtccagaaataggcagatcggacatattttgactttatttactTACTTTTTAAGTTTGTGATTAATTGTAattaacatattccaatgagactgaaaaatgctttttttttgttatgataaataataattttacctgccgtagtcgtgcgtaaaatatatttcggcatttctcttaagaaatgacttgtttaatggaacaaaacgtcttatttgtaaactttctcttttatctccacaataggcttttaaaaaataatctttcaactGTGTATtcagaaaattttgtgaaaatagaagaagtggcaattcttacctttcataccttaactttcattgataaaacataatattgactcgtccagtgtccagtttgaaggtcattttagttaccgtacacattcatgcacgttctaattaatcaatagtcatgtatgaaaagcataaacaagtttgtaggtaaactaataacaacttaatccaatcaaattgcctacgattcaataacaatgaccagtccacatcataaaaatttataggggtaaactgggtagggagaaaatgtcagatattttaagttcattattttgcaacaacgaataaaaatttgttaaccaatagatttgctataatttcataaacatgtcattctgtattggtatagtttttggatcttttatttgcgtatttaaggctgtaaaaagtttggccttcaaaagtcaacataatcattgactttctacagaaaattcgcctttttaaaacattgaatgtatcacgaataatacgcgacaacaaagtaaaatcatttcttaaaacactgcaaaaaaaatcattctgattgATACAGTGGTGTTGTCATAAATTGcgctggagtgaacagtggtagagcaaacgtcgaattccctcacacaatgttatcacacactatagctCAAATTAACTTCCGTCTGGATAATATCCGTTGCGAATGTGTTCAACAATTGGACGGATATATACATATAGAAGAAGAAGTTAGTCGTAATTTTCTCTTCATATCTCGAATAaaggataaaaaaataataataagtgcCGAATTGACTTTAAATATGTGCCGATTTGATTTTTTATAGGTGCCGAATTGACTAGGGGACGAATTGACTTGTATTCCAGAGTGGGGTTATGTCCCGTGTAATAGTTTTTTGTTGAGGAGGCGAAATCTGTGGTCCGGACaagttttgttgtgaaatgtgaaaatcaacaaaaataaaaacaaactagcATGAAAATTTGAAATACTTGAAAGAAATCTCAAAGAAATAATATAATGGCATTTACAATATTTTCCCATACATCAGCAATTCTTTCATCTGAAGTCTTAGCGAAATGTGGAGATTTCCCATGGGACCCTAACAGTCATCTCCACAAAATATGCTTAGATAACGATGTAAAAACTTCTTTCACTGAACAGAAGCAGTGCCTGATGGAAGGCAATTGGGCTGCTATTATCGAAATTTACAACAGCATTTCAAGATATCTGCagacgaactataatataaaccCAGGTATACTAACCATACACAACTTGGACATGGAGAACACCGATAACCAAATTCAAGTTCAGGATATGCAATTAGTCAGTTTGCCACAAGATGAAATTCCGACAACGACAGATCATGGTACTGCTgacaaaaagcaaacaaaattgAAGATACCAGATCCAATCGTGTACTCGTTTATTACCAGTGACACTTTGATTAATAGTAATACACATCCAGTAATTGAGACGATAACTGACACAGTCACAGAATACATCAAACAACACACTTCTGAACCAACGCAAGATCATTCCCAAGAAGAAAAATGTCCAGAAATTAAAGAAGAAATGTGTGAACCTCGTACAAGTAGTCCAATGTTGCagcaaaaagaaacaaataacaGGAAAAAGACTGACCGGTCATTTACTAGAGTAAGGAGGAGGAAAAGTTTGACTCCCAAAAAATCGTCAAAATCATCGTCAACCAAgagacaaataaacaaaaaaagcttaacagaaaataaacaagataaaaacattgcaaaaagaCCATCAAGTTTAAAACCAAAGAAATCTTGGAGTCAAAAGCTTTTGCAAGATGAATTTTCTGTTAAAAACCTAGAAGACCAAGTAAACATgagaaatgaaattaaagataaTGAAGTATTTGTTGAAAATGGAACAAATGATAATAATCTGACCAGTGAAGTTGAAAGTGTTAAAGAAATGAAAAGAGATTTAGAAATTGACTGGACACCAGAGAACAAGGGAGAACTATTTCAGGTGAAAGGTAAAGTTTCATTTATACTATATAAATCTGATGTAGAGTTATCACTGGTTCAGATGTACTTATACatatatcattatcatgattatagtgcTATTTCTGAtgttctgtattggccctgttataGATTCCAGGTTAGCTGTATTGGACCCGAGACTTGAAAAgtcgagggccaatacagctgaTTGCGAATCTATAACATGTACAGGGCCAATACAaaaacagccagttcataacacttttattaaatgattttaagaaaattaaaaactggaAGTGAACATCCAGTATTAGCCCATGGGCCAATACAGCATTATCCatattggccctgttttttccgTTTCAAGACTTTTTAAAGACATGAACACTTTTCCATATTGGCTCTGTTTTTTCCATATTGCCCCTGTTCAAAAAGCAATATTAACTCTCGATTTTTATCTACCGTTGAACGTTTTCAGTATTTGATTTATCCATATACTAGGGCtgatttgctcatatcatttaataatactGTACATACTTTGTTATAGTTAGCCAGAAACAGAGGATCAcagatatcaggattgaaattttgtatgacAGATCGGATTCacattttatatacaaaagactcatcagtgacactcaaataatgaatttgaacatgttgaagagcCTGAAAGTTTGCCAAATCAAATGCAATAGAATTGAACCATACATTGTTAACctcaaatttgtaaaaaatattgaatacacACAAAGCTTATTATATTTCCAAAGTTTGACATGAAGGTACTTATGTACCTAATAAGTTTCAAACATGTTACAAAGGggaaactttataaaaattgcTGTTGTAAAAGCGGAGGTAAATCTACttaaatgttatttatatatatatgtaggactcaaatctatcattgtctatggcgggttccaaatctatggcagattcctaatctatggcaaatgtgacgttacaaacgccaaacaactcaaatctatggtAGATTTTTGTTTTCCCTAAATCTATGGCAGATCTTTGAATTGTGTCACAATTGAATAACGCCATATTACATTGTCGCCCCCACAAACGTTGGCGGAACCCATAAATTTGAACACCATTCCAGATATAGGCATTTCCCTCGACAACAATTTGCGGATAGTCTCAAGGAAGATGTGACCTATTACTAGTATTCGGAAGGCAGATGAAATGTGCTGTACCGACCAAAGCCCGCGATGAACAGCAACACCGATTTTTTCTTCGATTTTTTAGATAAAGGGGTTATAGAAAACATTTTGCTGTCTACGGCTGGCAAAGTTTATaaagtgaaagataaaaaaacggatatcaatttgatttaaatcgtcatttaagaaaaaaagatgcATTTTAACGAAGAAATGAATATTACTTGAAAATTGAAACTGATcatttctgttttataaaaaaaataccttctTGTTTGTTAAGGGACTTACTAGACTAGTTAGTTTAATGAATGGGTTAAACAGGTACCATGCAAAgataagaaaatgtttatttttacaggGCACATCCTTTCAATCTTGAAGTctgtattaacatgattaaggtacatgtatttgaatttatcatttacgttttatttttaccatcacgatttggttgaccataattgaatgtttatttcacaaatgtttatagacatgcTTCCATTGTCTTACATGTCCACTTGTTTAAGACAAATCATTGGTCGTATAGGTACTGCATTATTTTCCATTTGCACATCATTTGCAATAGATTTGGAAACCGTGAACAtaaatccgccatagattaggaaattacaaaacttgccatagattaggattataaaaaaatctgccatagatttgggatggcatgacgtcacatttgccatagattaggaatctgccatagatttggaacccaccatagatttgagtcctacatatatatgccAATTCAtgcaaagacaaaaaaaaaggatgaaggtataaacaaacagaaaacatgtcattttttttaGGGTCCTTTGTATATTGCTTTTCTGTGTGAGCTTAAGGTCccttgttgaagactgtactttgaactataattgtttacttttacaaattgtgacttggatgagagagttgtctcattggctcataccacatcttcttatatctattgtaaaTGTCGCATTTAGTTTAAAGATTTATTAAAACAGAAGAATATGTTTTTACTATATATAGCATGTTTAATATACCTTCATTTTTCAACAGGTACCAAAGCTCTGAAGATAACACTTAAGAAGCAGCAAAAACCAAAGTCTTTGAAGAAACGAAGTAATAAAACTGAAGAAACAGAACCAAGCAAGCAAGAGTTTACCTGTACCCAGTGCTCCTATGTATCTAGTAAACGAGCAAACCTTAGAGAACATGTACAGAGAATGCACAAAGACAAGATATGGTCGTGCGaattttgtgataaaatatttAGCATTCAAAAAGATTTGGTTCGACATGAAAAATGTCATCTGAATCCACAGTTATGTTGTGATTTCTGCGGTAAAATGTATAAATCACGCCGAACATTTATCCAGCATAAGAAAAGCCATGAGGAAAATTATATAAAACCTGAGTATGaatgtaaagtttgtaaaaagtcTTTCAGCACCAAATATGTATTGAATTATCATGTAAAATCAGAGCATTTAGGGATGAAAAAACAATTTCTTTGTCCAACATGTGGGAAAAGTTTTACCCAGAAAAACTCCTATGTTCAACATGCCAATGTTCACATGGGACTGAAGCCTTATCAATGTGAACATTGTGGTAAAAGCTTCGCATATGAAAAATCTCTGAAAGAACATCGTTTTATGCATGATGAAGTGCTACATTTTAAATGTGATGTTTGTGATAAACTATTTCGCCAAAAGTCAGCATTACAAATTCACAAGAAAATTCACAAAGTTACAAAAGATCATTTATGTGGTACTTGTGGTAAAGGTTTTACTCAGAGACAAGCATTATTACGTCACGAAAGAATACATAATGGAGATAAACCTTTCTCTTGCGCTATCTGTTCTCGTTCTTTTAGTGATGCATCTATAATTAGACGTCACATGATACTGGTACATAAAAAGCATACTAAAGAATGGAGAGAAGATGTCATTTGTGATTTGAAAGGAGCAGAAGATTATTGGATAGAAGGGAAAAAACCTGAAGGTCGTATTAAAAGATTGCCAGCTAAAAAGACGGACAATATTACTGAAGTTCAAGGTCCGCAAGGCAACAATAATGAAATTAGTCAGGTAACTGCTGATGACACCATTACTAACATTGTTGATGAATTGAGTCTACATCAGCAATCTACAGAAGAACAAAGTAGGTTACAAAGTGATGCAGTAGACCAGTCATCCCCGGATGGAAGGTACATACAACAGTCCCTATACAGTGTATCTGAAGAACAAATGAAAGAAACTGCCATCTACCTTAGAAAAAATCCCACAATGCTTCAGACTGCTGCTGACACGTCAGAAAATGATATGCTGCTGAGTTCGTCTAATATATCTCAATACTTACATAACCCACAAGACAGTAACCATTCCGTTAACCTTGATCACacatttaatgaaactttcacaAGTCTTCATGATCGGAAGAGTGAAGAAAGATTAACTAACCCTTTTCATACCAACGTTCAAATGAGAACAAGTAACCAATGGACTGCAGAACCTTTCTCTTATAATACAGTACATTATATGTCACAGTATCAAAACTATCCAAACCAATAATACAGTACATTATATGTCACAGTATCAAAACTATCCAAACCAATAATACAGTACATTATATGTCACAGTATCAAATCTATCCCAACCAATAATACAGTACATTATATGTCACAGTATCAAAACTATCCAAACCAATAATACAGTACATTATATGTCACAGTATCAAAACTATCCAAACCAATAATAAAGTACATTAAATGTCACAGTATCAAAACTATCCAAACCAATAATAAAGTACATTAAATGTCACAGTATCAAAACTATCCAAACCAATAATGCAggtttatatttcattatttttattacaagTGTGCCTTACTTATGTTACATGAACAAGGAGGGAGAATTCTTTAGTTTTTGACATGCTAGCAGTTACTTAAGGGGgcagaccttggttcagggagataactctttaaatcagttaagcgtttgtaaaagtcaagttcatcaatgtaatttgaaaataatcaatgtaacctagaagcttagaatatatttttgaaaatggttgacacaaacgtactgatgattttaagagttatttcccttaacctaggtctacctccttaataagtttttttttttttattgtacgaAATTTTTTCCCCTtactgtcatttaaaaaaaatattgaaagaagTGATAGTAATCATAGTATTATAGAATTTTAAAAACTCACACTTGATTCCCAAattttgtgttacattttgaataaacactaaaatttggaagaaaaaaataCTAACGAATTGCTTTATCTCTACATGTCTTATGTTTCTTAAAACCTTATTGGAATGTTGATTTctaattgacatttttatttgtttattaaagatTAGATGTTATTGATAATGtactgaaatttgttttcattttcttttatcaatatacatataaacatagACTTAAAAACAAGtctttcattcataattttgCTAGACTTAAATCAAATGTCAGTCACTTAAAAAGATTTAATGTGGGTATCTTGTTTCATTGTGAGtttgaaataatgtttttattttgtgagaagtatgttttttttttattgtttgtttgttattttgatatatataataatatcaaCAGAACTAAGCTCtaattttaaatcattgaggTGGCAATAAGGCCAGATGTCAGAGTTTgtcatgtattttaaaaaattaaaacctaCATGCACATtcttatattgttataaaaatgtatacattttatttaaggGTCATTAGGGGGCATTTTTATTTCGCCTTACATGTAGTATTTACTTCCTCAATATTAATTTATGACAACATTAGCAGTGACTTCACGCTGAACCACAGGCCACGCAGTCCAGGCTAGTAAAATTAATGttgggcctgtaaaaatcatccGTACAGGCCAACAGAGTCCATCTAAAATTTTCATCAATTAAAATTTCGGGTATGTAGATTTGAAAGTTTATTGTGAAGACTGCATTTAAAAGGATAACCTACAGGTAGCTCTCTTTATGCAATGTAAAGAAGATGAAACTAGTGGCATTTGTTTATCGTGTGATgactttatatcaaatgtttataagttaaataagatatatatGAGTAAAATAAgcttatcttttttatattaaaagatcaATAGGGAAAAGTTCAGTCTTTTTTAAAGCCCAATAATTCAAAAAATACTAATTGCAGCTAAATGCAAAACAAGCATTTGGAATTGGCCGTGGGAGATATTTTGAATTCCCTTTACAATGTATCTTTTGGTTACCACAGAAGTGTCATTACCTGGTTAGTTTGATATTTgttatacaatttattttttggtaaaatgaaAAGTGAATTAGAGAATGGACCCACACTTTTTACCAATTGTATTGTAATTGTTAAATTCATGAGTTTAGTGCCTTTTCATTAAATATGCAACATACTTTTTAACATAAATGTATCACTGTATGCTATATAAgatactatatatattatattttctatTAAATCTGATAGATGACTTTATTAAGGGATCTATCCTACCATTTCCTCTTTGGATGGTAAGGGCTATATTTGGAAGTTATATTTGCGctagatactttttttttaacattcattataaaaaaaaggagGCTATATTGAAATCGTCTTATTCTATAATCATATATTCTTCCAACAAATATTTTAACCACTCTTTTACCAGAAATTACTAAACAGAATGACTTTATAATTGTTCAGCAGCTTGGCTGTTATTTGTTGTCAGGTGTACATGTGAGCACTTTTGGAATTGTTAGATACCCACTTCCTGTTTGTGGATATCATGacttacaaaaaaaatgtcatatattTCTTGATACTTCTGAATAGAATACATTCACATTTGGTCAACAGCTCAACAATGATGAGTTGTAATGACTAATGTAAGTGTGCTTTTTATAACTGTCTTAATCTTCTTCCTGTTTTCTAATACCTTAAATGATGAGTGGGGGTATGGTAAGCACCACAATATGTGTGTTCTTGTTGAGTTCTTGGATTACTGAAATTAAGAGCCGAGACAATTTTTAGGtaattttaatgatatttatgAAATCTTTTTACTTCTAAAAGCTTAATTTTTTATACCGGATTTATTTCTAGACTGTTggcttattttttatttgttgtacatgtatataatgtagtgaaatatttatttagactttttatcataaataaacaTTATGAttcattgatttcttttattCTGCTGTGCTTAACAACACTTCAGTTTGTTTCCCTGTACACTGGATATTGCTAGTAGTGTACTATAGATTGAAGCCAATTTACCTGAAAGTAGGAGAGCTGAAGCGCATCATGATATCTGTCTTTCTATGTGGTTGAATTTTACAAACTACATCTCAAAATTATCTCCCATATGTGAATGTTCCTTGCAACACCAGTACAATacaactaatacatgtacatgtatctgcaTAGACAAACATTGAAAATTAACATATATTCCCAAGAGGTTGTGACATCAGAAAAAGAGCAATGCAGTAGGAATGACCTCTTGAAAAAAAGATGTTAAATAAGCAATGACAGATATTATATCTATGATTTAAtgcaaaatgtgaaaaaaatacctGACTTGTGTTTGTTGCTTGCCTCACAATTCCCAGTACAATCTATTGTACACTAATGGGTAGACAGTGGACAGGAATTTGATGATAAATGCAGTTGATTCCCTACACAGAAAAAGGTTCAAAATCAGTTTTCTTAACCAATCATGCATATAAAAGTCCTTATCAGAACTGGTATCATGATATTATGTCATATGTTGGTTGAATATTTAAATCTATCAACTGTTGGTTAATTAGGTAATCAATTCTGTCATCAGTTGGTTGGGTAATCAATTCTGTCATCAGTTGGTTGGGTAATAAAGTCTGTCATCAGTTGGTTAGGTAATCAAGTCTGTCATCAGTTGGTTGGGTAATCAATTCTGTCATCAGTTGGTTGGGTAATCAAGTCTGTCATCAGTTGCTTGAATATTCAAGTCTGCCATCAATTGGTTGGATATTCAAGTCTGTCTTCTGTTGGTTTGGTAATCAAGTCTGTCAACTGTTGGTTTTGTATCACGAATGTCATCTGTTGGTTGGGTAATCAAGTCTGCCAACTGTTgttaatcaataaaattgagaatggaaatggggaatatgtcgaGGAGACTACAAcacgaccatagaacagacaacagcagaaggtcagcaacaggtcttcaatgcagcgagaaattcccgcaactgGAGGCgtccgtcagctggcccctaagcaaatatatatactagttcagtgataatgaacgccatactaaagtccaaattgtacacaagaaactaaaatcaaaaataatacaagactaacagaggctcctggcttggaacaggcgcaaacatgtggtggggttaaacatgtttatgagatcccaaccctcccctatacctttagccaatgtagaaaagtaaacgcataacaattaaaattcagttcaagagaagtccaagtctgcCATCTGTTGGTTAAGTATTCAAGTATGTCGTCTGTTGTTTTGTAATCAAGTCTGTCGACTTTTGATTAGGTAATCAAGGCTGTCAACTGTTGGTTGGATATTCAAGTCTATCATCAGTTGGTTGAGTATTCAAGTTTGTTATCTGTTGGTTGAGTATTCAAGTATGTCAACCTAATATAGTTGTCCCTAACGATATAGTtcactgaaacatgaaaatgacttTAAGGACAATCGATATCTGCCAGAAGTAAACTTCAGTCTCTGGCCTTTGGttatagtcttgtatgttttttttaaattttagttcaattatatgttttgaagttaaGGGTGacttccattttcactgaactagtacacaattttattaaggACCATCTGAGGCTCACCCTGGGGTGCAGGTTTTTCTTGCtttgttgaagacctattggtggcctttggctgttgtctgctgttTGGTCAGGTTGTTCTCTATTTGACATatccctatttccattcttaattttattcagTCTTAGATGCATtttgttattagttgttattggcatcaaactagttgtcagtaactgtgagtactctcaaatTTGTACTTAATTGTCTTTTTGCTGTTGGGATGGATAAGTACCCACCCATGTCTGGTCTTTGTTTTTATTAGATGTATTTCTGGTGTGTATCAATCTGATAATTTAAGCCTTGATTTTTCAAGTTTGTTCTCATGTTAAACTGTTACACCAATGTCCCAGCTTAGCGAGAGGGTTGCACCTTCAAATTAATTTAACTCTGCCACATTATGAatataatattgagaatggaaatgggaaatgtgtcaaagagacaacagccgaagtccacaaATGGGTCTTCGATACAACGATAAACTCCTGCACTCAAAGGTgtgcttcagctagcccctaaacaaaaatgaacTGTGTACTTactgcctgtcccaagtcatatttgtttttcgttcattattttctacataaatcaggttgttagttttctggtttgaattgttttacatttgtcatttatttaggggtgtttttatagctgactattggtatggttttgctcattgttgaaggccgtactatatagttgtctcattcctcactggcaatcataccaaatcttattttaataataacaagaatgtgtccctagtacaggGATGCttcatctgcactatcattttctatggtcagtggactgtgaaaatggggtaaaaactctaatttggcattaaaattaaaaagattaatattctagggaacatgtgtacatagtttcaagttgattggacttcaacttcatcaaaaactacctcaaccaaaaactttaacctgaagcaggcgGACAAATGGACCAATGAACCAACAAACAAATGGACGGAgggacaaacgaacagacgcacagaccagaaaacataatgcccataactGGGACATAAAACACAAGGCATCTGTAAACAAGAATAGCCTAAATGGGAGGCATATCTCTTTTTTGTGGATATTGTGTACCGGTAAGTGTACTTTTATGTTGGTCTAAGTGCATCTTCCCCCAATACAATACTTAGTAGTCTGGTGTTAACAaaataagtaataaataaaatttatttttctattgatcattgtttctggacaataactgcCCAGTTTCCTTGATCATAATATTTTTCAAGCACATGACATCCACTTATTCTACCACACATTTCCTCTAATTCTCCTTCCTTAAAAACATGATAGTAtctatggaaacttgtggtattaTTGTCCTGATCTTTCCTTTCCCATGGCACCAGAACATCTTGCTGTTGAAAATAAGTTCTATTTTTATGCA contains:
- the LOC139486104 gene encoding GDNF-inducible zinc finger protein 1-like, yielding MAFTIFSHTSAILSSEVLAKCGDFPWDPNSHLHKICLDNDVKTSFTEQKQCLMEGNWAAIIEIYNSISRYLQTNYNINPGILTIHNLDMENTDNQIQVQDMQLVSLPQDEIPTTTDHGTADKKQTKLKIPDPIVYSFITSDTLINSNTHPVIETITDTVTEYIKQHTSEPTQDHSQEEKCPEIKEEMCEPRTSSPMLQQKETNNRKKTDRSFTRVRRRKSLTPKKSSKSSSTKRQINKKSLTENKQDKNIAKRPSSLKPKKSWSQKLLQDEFSVKNLEDQVNMRNEIKDNEVFVENGTNDNNLTSEVESVKEMKRDLEIDWTPENKGELFQVKGTKALKITLKKQQKPKSLKKRSNKTEETEPSKQEFTCTQCSYVSSKRANLREHVQRMHKDKIWSCEFCDKIFSIQKDLVRHEKCHLNPQLCCDFCGKMYKSRRTFIQHKKSHEENYIKPEYECKVCKKSFSTKYVLNYHVKSEHLGMKKQFLCPTCGKSFTQKNSYVQHANVHMGLKPYQCEHCGKSFAYEKSLKEHRFMHDEVLHFKCDVCDKLFRQKSALQIHKKIHKVTKDHLCGTCGKGFTQRQALLRHERIHNGDKPFSCAICSRSFSDASIIRRHMILVHKKHTKEWREDVICDLKGAEDYWIEGKKPEGRIKRLPAKKTDNITEVQGPQGNNNEISQVTADDTITNIVDELSLHQQSTEEQSRLQSDAVDQSSPDGRYIQQSLYSVSEEQMKETAIYLRKNPTMLQTAADTSENDMLLSSSNISQYLHNPQDSNHSVNLDHTFNETFTSLHDRKSEERLTNPFHTNVQMRTSNQWTAEPFSYNTVHYMSQYQNYPNQ